A region of Paenibacillus thiaminolyticus DNA encodes the following proteins:
- a CDS encoding ABC transporter permease, with the protein MATMFPLTMMMFMTFFTDNPSEEMITRIIAGNLIFGIIVTGMNSMGQEISWQKHQGHFTYYASLPISKMSFVTANLLRGLMSTLPSTVLLAAIGSIGYGIAFQLSWGLPLVIILSLASVVGIGVCIGFWSPNHQLTNMVCQVLMMFITFLSPVMMDMQQLPLPLQWVSYLFPTTYAADAMRTVLLIGWTDGVMWNCVVLLAFSIITLFVINKLVKWRVSE; encoded by the coding sequence ATGGCGACGATGTTCCCGTTAACGATGATGATGTTCATGACCTTCTTCACGGACAATCCGAGCGAAGAAATGATTACCCGCATTATTGCGGGCAATCTGATTTTCGGGATCATCGTGACGGGGATGAACAGCATGGGCCAGGAGATTTCATGGCAAAAGCATCAAGGCCACTTTACGTACTATGCTTCGCTCCCGATCTCCAAAATGAGCTTCGTCACCGCCAACTTGTTGCGCGGCTTGATGAGCACGCTGCCGTCTACGGTCCTTTTGGCTGCCATCGGAAGCATCGGCTACGGCATCGCCTTCCAGCTGTCATGGGGGCTGCCGCTTGTCATTATTTTGTCGCTCGCCAGCGTCGTCGGCATCGGGGTGTGCATCGGCTTCTGGTCGCCGAATCACCAGCTGACGAACATGGTCTGCCAGGTGCTCATGATGTTCATCACCTTCTTGTCGCCGGTCATGATGGACATGCAACAGCTTCCGCTGCCTCTGCAGTGGGTGTCGTATCTGTTCCCGACCACCTATGCGGCCGATGCAATGCGTACTGTGCTGCTGATTGGTTGGACCGACGGCGTCATGTGGAACTGTGTCGTCCTGCTCGCCTTCAGTATCATCACCTTGTTCGTCATTAACAAGCTGGTGAAATGGCGTGTGAGCGAGTAG
- a CDS encoding ABC transporter permease subunit has product MLHNWFVRPLWRKEIRQTWGLLGLMLLLGFFAVLLTHMQQWWFQTPGYIQNNASIFDRDPDNAVSWAFSEKYAIFQFGLALICFLLALWQMGYERRGHISELGFALPYPRWLIYGTKWMVGAAYIISSVLVITVLYAVMLWVSPVGSHFHVMDFIKYAFHVIFAVLAAYTFMLFIGSFTGSWTAQAVLTFILFCIYDFMVLMLKQLAYVFFLVPIYQHMDLRGTVWEKLNLLGWITEEIDRYPYGFIGVSALLLLVAGLVLYNRNPLENNGKLIVFPSGEKVLIGGFVLCAALLGGNIGYGLVYPGRLGYLIGAGFCSLLGYLIIRTLTRMRL; this is encoded by the coding sequence GTGCTGCATAATTGGTTTGTCCGGCCGCTGTGGCGGAAAGAGATCCGTCAGACATGGGGATTGCTCGGGTTGATGCTGCTGCTTGGGTTCTTTGCCGTATTGTTAACACATATGCAGCAATGGTGGTTCCAGACGCCGGGGTATATCCAGAATAACGCCTCGATATTCGACCGCGACCCGGATAATGCGGTGAGTTGGGCGTTTTCCGAGAAGTATGCCATTTTCCAGTTCGGGCTTGCGCTGATCTGCTTTTTGCTGGCTTTGTGGCAGATGGGCTACGAACGGCGCGGCCACATCAGCGAGTTGGGGTTCGCTTTGCCGTATCCCCGGTGGCTTATCTATGGCACCAAATGGATGGTCGGCGCAGCTTATATCATCTCGTCGGTGCTCGTTATCACCGTGCTGTATGCCGTCATGCTGTGGGTTTCTCCAGTCGGCTCTCATTTTCACGTCATGGACTTTATCAAGTATGCGTTCCATGTTATTTTTGCCGTCCTGGCGGCGTATACGTTTATGCTGTTCATCGGCTCCTTCACAGGCAGTTGGACCGCCCAGGCGGTGCTGACCTTCATTCTTTTCTGCATTTATGACTTTATGGTTTTGATGCTGAAGCAGCTTGCCTATGTTTTCTTTCTGGTTCCGATCTACCAGCATATGGATTTGCGCGGGACCGTATGGGAAAAGCTCAATCTCTTGGGCTGGATTACGGAAGAAATCGATCGGTATCCGTACGGATTCATCGGCGTGTCCGCTCTGCTGCTGCTTGTCGCGGGTCTTGTCCTGTATAACCGCAATCCGCTGGAGAACAACGGCAAGCTGATCGTATTTCCTTCGGGGGAGAAGGTGCTGATTGGGGGCTTCGTCCTGTGCGCTGCTCTGCTCGGCGGCAACATCGGGTATGGTCTTGTCTACCCGGGCCGCTTGGGATATTTGATTGGGGCCGGGTTCTGTTCTCTGCTCGGGTATCTGATCATCCGGACCCTGACTCGGATGAGGCTGTAG
- a CDS encoding ABC transporter substrate-binding protein, with amino-acid sequence MMSMRIKKRNINTYIVCTFTILSLFLSACNGTSEGTSGDSSGKKQIVLATMSQNRFLDFAKEKYEALHPDIEIVYKVYQEMDIREMGNMAQISMPSKEDQEKYISTINTEMMSGAGPDILDTTELPVDKYKEKNMLANLYDMMDQDQDFNKNEYFQNIWKSTELDGGLYTFPVNFLLEMLSANDELLKQGGVQLQEPLSWDDILTATEQVRQAVGNDVSAISESSPEDLASELVSLYYSQLVDSKNKKAYFDSDDSRRLILKVKEIFDRGFAWSGMSDIQSMEDFSEKMKLTIFSPSYISDPTSFALSDTLYSQPSFDGKNEELAFRTSLNLGLNANSAMKQEAWDFLKFLVSEEMQQAPARIGLPINKQVYNEMFDRMLDDVKKNGSVTTPHGEEPVTVTPEQLESMRPLAEKANQKSSGDPKILDIFRTEIAPYFAGQKSLDDVLRLIQSKVTTYLNE; translated from the coding sequence ATGATGAGCATGAGAATAAAAAAGAGGAACATAAACACCTATATAGTATGTACTTTCACCATTTTGTCGCTATTCTTGTCGGCATGCAACGGCACATCGGAGGGAACATCCGGCGACTCCTCAGGCAAGAAGCAGATCGTTCTAGCGACGATGAGTCAAAACCGCTTCCTCGACTTCGCCAAGGAGAAATACGAAGCGTTGCACCCCGATATTGAAATTGTGTACAAAGTATATCAAGAAATGGATATTAGAGAAATGGGAAACATGGCACAAATATCCATGCCATCAAAGGAGGACCAGGAGAAATATATCTCTACCATCAATACGGAGATGATGTCGGGCGCGGGCCCGGATATCCTGGACACGACAGAGCTTCCCGTCGACAAATATAAAGAAAAAAACATGCTTGCCAACCTCTACGACATGATGGATCAAGATCAAGACTTTAACAAAAATGAATACTTCCAAAATATATGGAAAAGCACAGAGTTGGATGGCGGGCTCTATACATTTCCGGTCAATTTTTTACTGGAAATGCTCAGTGCCAACGATGAGCTGCTGAAGCAGGGCGGAGTACAGCTTCAAGAGCCGTTGTCCTGGGATGATATCCTGACAGCGACGGAACAAGTAAGACAAGCGGTTGGCAACGATGTTTCTGCCATCAGTGAGAGTTCGCCCGAAGACTTGGCGAGTGAGTTGGTCAGTCTGTATTATTCGCAGCTGGTGGATTCAAAGAACAAAAAAGCCTACTTCGATTCCGATGATTCCCGCCGGTTGATCTTGAAGGTGAAGGAAATATTTGATAGAGGGTTCGCTTGGTCCGGCATGTCCGACATCCAGAGTATGGAGGATTTTTCCGAAAAGATGAAACTTACTATTTTCTCTCCATCCTATATTTCGGATCCAACGTCTTTCGCTTTAAGTGACACATTATACAGCCAGCCCTCTTTCGATGGCAAGAACGAGGAATTAGCATTTCGGACATCGCTGAATTTGGGACTCAACGCGAACTCGGCCATGAAGCAAGAGGCGTGGGATTTCTTGAAGTTCCTCGTGTCCGAAGAAATGCAGCAAGCTCCTGCAAGGATTGGCCTGCCGATAAACAAACAGGTGTACAACGAGATGTTCGATCGTATGCTGGATGATGTCAAGAAGAACGGAAGCGTAACGACACCCCATGGAGAAGAGCCCGTTACGGTGACACCGGAGCAATTGGAGAGCATGCGGCCTCTTGCAGAGAAAGCAAATCAGAAATCGTCCGGGGATCCCAAAATATTGGATATATTCCGTACTGAAATCGCTCCCTACTTCGCCGGCCAGAAGTCGCTTGATGACGTCCTCCGTCTCATCCAGAGCAAAGTGACCACCTACCTGAACGAATAA
- a CDS encoding efflux RND transporter periplasmic adaptor subunit, with translation MDSKAVEGRMRRILLIAFVISLVLLTLFSKTIQSFTLPAVVTTAPETGQLKMTIEGEGKLRPADQIEVKNEKGLELARLAVKEGSRVNKGDIIAEYNNGTLERQIRDAEAQLQKSKINADKLKEQFIQARIAGDELQIREAERAIELDRIEQQIQSQQLADLREDLSNHRYERAPFGGIITEVKASVEDATSPGQTIAVLMREKDGYEFSFTLPEHEAKWLEEGESVDVQLTGKTGHRLNGAIHSIDIGDPQAPSTGTSVPGSDNSAGESAAGSAATVTIRIPAAAEGIKPESGMRAKISIEKKSEQTGFLIQSKWLKQDMDGTYLFLVKETLGAFGNEYIVYKAAVNVLADSGEQSLVQGLTSKDNIITETSEPLKEGNRVRVK, from the coding sequence TTGGATAGCAAAGCAGTTGAGGGCCGCATGCGGCGGATTTTGCTCATCGCATTTGTCATATCCCTCGTCTTGCTGACACTGTTCAGCAAGACTATTCAGAGCTTCACGCTCCCCGCTGTCGTGACGACCGCCCCGGAGACGGGCCAATTGAAGATGACGATTGAGGGAGAAGGCAAATTGCGCCCCGCAGACCAGATCGAAGTGAAAAACGAAAAGGGCCTGGAGCTCGCGCGCCTCGCCGTAAAGGAGGGATCACGGGTCAATAAGGGGGATATTATCGCAGAGTATAATAATGGGACGCTGGAGCGCCAAATCAGAGATGCAGAAGCTCAGCTGCAGAAGAGCAAAATCAACGCCGACAAGTTGAAAGAACAATTCATTCAGGCCCGTATCGCGGGAGATGAGTTACAGATCCGCGAAGCAGAGAGGGCGATTGAACTGGATCGCATCGAGCAACAGATTCAAAGCCAACAACTCGCCGATCTGAGAGAAGATTTAAGCAATCATAGATACGAACGGGCACCTTTCGGCGGCATTATCACCGAAGTGAAAGCCTCGGTTGAGGATGCGACGTCCCCCGGTCAGACGATTGCCGTGCTGATGAGAGAGAAAGACGGATATGAGTTTTCCTTCACGCTGCCGGAGCACGAAGCAAAGTGGCTGGAGGAAGGAGAGTCCGTTGATGTGCAACTCACAGGAAAAACCGGCCACCGCCTCAACGGCGCCATTCATTCGATTGATATCGGGGACCCGCAAGCACCCTCTACGGGGACAAGCGTTCCGGGCAGCGATAATAGCGCCGGTGAGTCTGCGGCCGGATCCGCCGCTACCGTCACAATTCGGATTCCAGCAGCGGCGGAAGGCATCAAGCCGGAATCCGGCATGAGAGCCAAGATCTCGATCGAAAAGAAATCGGAGCAAACAGGCTTCCTGATTCAGTCGAAGTGGCTGAAGCAGGACATGGACGGAACCTATCTATTCCTCGTTAAGGAGACACTCGGCGCCTTCGGCAATGAGTACATCGTCTATAAGGCAGCCGTCAACGTGCTGGCCGATTCGGGAGAGCAATCGCTCGTCCAGGGCCTTACCTCCAAAGATAACATTATTACCGAGACGAGCGAGCCCCTGAAAGAAGGCAACCGAGTCCGCGTCAAGTAG
- a CDS encoding ATP-binding cassette domain-containing protein: protein MDPVVYEVEQVSQLYKKGKVKAYYSQEPHVLSSLRAREALVFTGRLRGMAKAEAERQAEELLKLMGLADKGGKLLRQLSGGQRRMVGIGTVMIGRLPVLILDEPTNELDPANRRLVWNLIKERNQQGATVILVTHNVLEAEQVVDRVAVINHGRLLANDTVVKLKQKVDQRLKFELTTEFGRREDTMRTMERWGQLHSNGENRLILLVNKEDASQVLDYIVHSPDLPIEEYAVKPPSLEDVYFHIDQEVEKEVAGA from the coding sequence GTGGATCCGGTCGTATATGAGGTCGAACAAGTGAGCCAGCTCTATAAAAAGGGAAAGGTCAAGGCCTATTATTCGCAGGAGCCGCATGTGCTGTCCTCGCTCCGGGCGCGCGAAGCGCTCGTATTCACCGGCCGGCTGCGGGGCATGGCCAAGGCGGAGGCCGAGCGGCAAGCCGAGGAACTGCTGAAGCTGATGGGGCTGGCCGATAAGGGAGGGAAGCTGCTGCGGCAGTTATCCGGAGGCCAGCGGCGGATGGTCGGCATCGGGACGGTCATGATCGGCCGGCTGCCGGTGCTGATTCTCGATGAGCCGACGAATGAGCTCGATCCGGCCAATCGGCGTCTGGTCTGGAATCTGATCAAGGAGCGCAATCAGCAGGGCGCTACCGTCATTCTCGTCACGCATAATGTGCTGGAGGCGGAGCAGGTCGTCGATCGGGTCGCGGTCATCAATCACGGGCGGCTGCTGGCGAATGATACGGTCGTGAAGCTGAAGCAGAAGGTCGATCAGCGCCTCAAGTTCGAGCTGACGACGGAATTCGGACGCCGCGAGGATACGATGCGGACGATGGAGCGCTGGGGGCAGCTGCACAGCAACGGAGAGAACCGGCTCATCCTGCTGGTGAACAAGGAGGATGCCAGTCAAGTGCTCGATTATATCGTTCATTCTCCGGACCTGCCGATTGAGGAATACGCCGTGAAGCCGCCAAGCCTGGAGGATGTCTATTTTCATATTGATCAAGAGGTAGAGAAGGAGGTGGCGGGAGCATGA
- a CDS encoding response regulator transcription factor: protein MIHTILVVDDEPLMRELISDFLEDEGYDVLQAGGGEEAVNLIDSQPIDLVVLDVMMPGKDGFEVCEEIRAQSDAIIVMLTAKAEEEDELTGYSYGADDYVTKPFSLKVLSAKIRVLLNRWKNEEAEGLSGNDQLVIDDTAREVRKDGIELPLTSKEFELLRCLADHPNQVLTRDIILDRVWGMDYYGDVRTVDTHIKRLRRKLGDEAGRIVTVRGNGYKYR, encoded by the coding sequence ATGATTCATACCATACTCGTTGTTGATGATGAGCCGCTGATGCGTGAATTGATTTCCGATTTTTTGGAAGACGAAGGATATGATGTGCTTCAAGCCGGGGGAGGAGAAGAGGCGGTCAACTTGATAGACAGCCAGCCGATAGATCTGGTCGTCCTCGATGTGATGATGCCGGGGAAGGATGGATTTGAAGTCTGCGAGGAGATTCGAGCTCAATCCGATGCGATTATCGTCATGCTGACGGCGAAGGCGGAAGAAGAGGACGAGTTGACGGGCTATAGTTACGGCGCCGATGACTATGTGACGAAGCCGTTCAGTCTGAAGGTGCTATCGGCCAAGATCCGCGTGCTCCTGAACCGCTGGAAAAACGAAGAGGCGGAAGGGCTGAGCGGCAACGACCAATTGGTCATTGACGATACGGCGCGCGAGGTACGCAAGGATGGAATCGAGCTTCCATTGACCTCGAAAGAATTTGAGCTGCTTCGTTGCCTAGCCGATCATCCCAATCAAGTGTTGACCCGCGATATCATCCTCGATCGGGTGTGGGGGATGGATTATTATGGAGACGTGCGCACGGTAGACACGCACATCAAGCGGCTGCGCCGCAAGCTGGGCGATGAAGCGGGGCGCATCGTCACCGTGAGAGGGAACGGGTATAAATACCGATGA
- a CDS encoding ATP-binding cassette domain-containing protein produces MMQVEAVHKSIEGKPILRGVSFAIEPGRIVGLVGRNGTGKTTLMRTMVGIYSPDQGSVAFDGISVHRYPELKRDIVFVPDAPTALESYTIRECASWYAQIYPNFDLFYFTEAMEEFKLPLHKRVRSLSKGMKMLFSTALGLATKARLILFDEPTNGIDAIAKKQLLSLIVGSLDEESSILISSHMLHELDRIADTVVLLREGRTEEVWELEQLRQQIKKLQIVFGKPEPPAWLYEPDVFVLQQVGRVYTVIVESEAALEALKGEEPMLIDELPLSLEDWFTWKSGGDGGAA; encoded by the coding sequence ATGATGCAAGTGGAGGCTGTACATAAATCGATTGAAGGCAAGCCCATCCTGCGCGGCGTCAGCTTCGCTATCGAGCCGGGGCGCATCGTCGGGCTCGTGGGGCGGAACGGAACCGGCAAGACGACGCTGATGCGGACGATGGTCGGCATCTATAGCCCAGATCAGGGCAGCGTCGCTTTCGACGGGATTAGCGTGCACCGCTATCCGGAGCTGAAGCGGGATATCGTCTTCGTCCCGGATGCGCCGACGGCGCTGGAATCGTATACGATTCGGGAATGCGCCAGCTGGTACGCGCAAATTTACCCGAATTTTGATCTTTTTTATTTTACGGAGGCGATGGAAGAATTCAAGCTCCCGCTGCACAAGCGGGTACGGTCGTTGTCGAAGGGAATGAAGATGCTGTTCAGCACGGCCCTCGGGTTGGCTACGAAAGCGCGGCTGATTCTATTCGACGAGCCAACGAACGGGATAGACGCGATAGCGAAGAAGCAGCTGTTAAGTCTGATTGTCGGATCGCTCGATGAAGAGTCGTCCATCCTCATCTCATCGCATATGCTGCACGAGTTGGACCGCATCGCGGATACGGTCGTCCTGCTGCGGGAAGGACGGACCGAGGAAGTGTGGGAGCTGGAGCAGCTGCGGCAGCAGATCAAGAAGCTGCAGATCGTGTTCGGCAAGCCGGAGCCGCCAGCCTGGCTCTATGAGCCGGACGTGTTCGTCCTCCAGCAGGTCGGCCGCGTGTACACGGTGATTGTGGAATCGGAAGCGGCCTTGGAGGCGTTGAAGGGGGAAGAACCGATGCTCATCGACGAGCTCCCGCTCTCACTGGAAGATTGGTTCACATGGAAGTCGGGAGGTGACGGGGGTGCTGCATAA
- the bioA gene encoding adenosylmethionine--8-amino-7-oxononanoate transaminase, which yields MQENRKQQLLDKDRAYVWHPFTQMKDYADRDHVLIEKAEGLFLYDADGRRYYDTVSSWWCNLHGHGHPRIKAAIRDQLDAFDHIMFSGLTHAPGIELAEQLVRLAPEGLTRVFYSDNGSTAVEVALKMSFQYWQHTGRTEKTTFAYLDGSYHGDTLGAVSVGGVDRYHALFRPLLFHGHRLPAPDLRQARTAGADGEREVAARALAAVRELFEQKGSTIAGLIVEPMLQGAGGMIMTPSAYLQGVRELCSRYGVHLIADEVATGFGRTGVMFACEHAGVSPDILCLSKGLTAGVMPLAATLCREELYAAFYDDDAAKTFFHGHSFTGNPVACAVALASLRLFEEERVLERAQDSIAALADALRGLARLPHVAHVRQLGLVAAFDLYLDAERRQPFPPERRIGAAMYEAGFEEGLILRPLGDTLYYWLPLCAKPDDVRDIAARTERALRRVLG from the coding sequence ATGCAAGAGAACCGGAAGCAGCAATTGCTGGATAAGGACCGGGCGTATGTGTGGCATCCCTTTACGCAAATGAAGGATTACGCCGATCGCGACCATGTGCTGATCGAGAAGGCCGAGGGCCTCTTCCTCTATGACGCGGACGGACGGCGGTATTATGATACGGTATCCTCCTGGTGGTGCAATCTTCATGGGCACGGCCATCCGCGCATCAAGGCGGCGATTCGCGATCAGCTTGACGCGTTCGATCACATCATGTTCAGCGGGCTGACGCATGCGCCGGGCATCGAGTTGGCCGAGCAGCTCGTGCGCCTGGCGCCCGAGGGGCTGACGCGGGTGTTCTACTCCGACAACGGCTCGACGGCCGTCGAGGTGGCGCTCAAAATGTCATTCCAATATTGGCAGCATACCGGGCGAACGGAGAAGACGACGTTCGCTTACCTGGACGGGAGCTATCATGGCGACACGTTGGGCGCGGTGAGCGTGGGCGGCGTGGATCGCTACCACGCGCTGTTCCGGCCGCTGCTGTTCCACGGCCACCGCCTGCCGGCGCCCGATCTGCGGCAGGCGCGCACCGCGGGAGCCGATGGCGAACGCGAGGTGGCGGCTCGGGCGCTCGCCGCGGTGCGCGAGCTGTTCGAGCAGAAGGGCTCCACGATCGCAGGCTTGATCGTGGAGCCGATGCTGCAGGGAGCCGGCGGCATGATTATGACGCCGTCCGCCTATCTGCAGGGCGTGCGCGAGCTGTGCAGCCGCTACGGCGTCCACCTCATCGCCGACGAGGTGGCGACGGGTTTCGGGCGAACAGGCGTCATGTTCGCCTGCGAGCATGCCGGGGTCAGCCCCGATATCCTATGCCTGAGCAAGGGGCTGACCGCCGGCGTTATGCCGCTCGCGGCGACGCTGTGCCGCGAGGAGCTGTACGCCGCGTTCTATGACGATGACGCGGCGAAGACCTTTTTCCACGGCCACAGCTTCACCGGCAATCCGGTGGCGTGCGCCGTGGCGTTGGCCTCGCTGCGCCTGTTCGAGGAGGAACGCGTCCTCGAACGGGCGCAGGACAGCATTGCCGCGCTGGCGGATGCCCTGCGCGGCCTGGCCCGCCTGCCGCATGTCGCCCATGTGCGGCAGCTTGGGCTCGTGGCGGCGTTCGACCTGTACCTGGATGCCGAACGCCGCCAGCCCTTCCCGCCCGAGCGGCGCATCGGGGCGGCCATGTACGAGGCGGGCTTCGAGGAGGGACTCATCCTCCGCCCGCTCGGGGACACCCTCTACTATTGGCTTCCATTATGCGCCAAGCCGGACGATGTCCGCGACATCGCCGCCCGCACCGAGCGGGCGCTCCGCCGCGTCCTCGGCTAA
- the acpS gene encoding holo-ACP synthase gives MIYGIGHDILELERVARLLKGSSGERFLQRILTAGEREALAQREAEARRTEWVAGRFAAKEAVVKAFGTGIGPEIGFQDIEVLSDARGKPHAGLSEAAWSRLGLSGASCRIHVSISHQPSLASAQAIVEQLPDGGH, from the coding sequence GTGATCTACGGTATCGGGCATGACATATTGGAGCTGGAGCGGGTTGCCCGCCTGTTGAAGGGCTCCAGCGGGGAGCGCTTCCTGCAGCGGATCTTGACTGCAGGCGAGCGGGAGGCCCTTGCGCAAAGGGAAGCGGAAGCGCGTCGAACGGAATGGGTGGCCGGACGGTTCGCCGCGAAGGAAGCCGTCGTGAAGGCGTTCGGCACCGGAATCGGGCCGGAGATCGGCTTCCAGGATATCGAAGTATTGTCCGATGCGCGCGGCAAGCCGCATGCCGGTCTAAGCGAGGCGGCCTGGAGCCGGCTCGGCTTGTCCGGCGCTTCCTGCCGCATTCACGTCAGCATCTCCCATCAGCCAAGCCTCGCCTCGGCGCAGGCGATCGTAGAGCAGCTGCCGGACGGGGGGCATTGA
- a CDS encoding carbohydrate ABC transporter permease: MSQGNVRPGDAARSERKVFRISTLVNTVILALFASLFLMPVLLTAVNSIMTEQEIQLNNAALGQLDADTFVNLKWIPDTVSLEQFKTILIGTPQFLRMFWNSVFLVVPMILGQAVVASLAAYAFTKLRFRGRDALFYVYLLTMLMPFQVTMVPNYIVADWLGWINTPASIIGPGIFAAFGVFLMRQFLMNIPYAYIEAGKMDGAGHLRIFTSILLPMIKPGAAALVLLLFVDYWNMVEQPLIFLHDTIKQPLSVYLSRLRGDYIGIAYASSVIYMAPMILLFLNAEPYFIKGVQLSGIKG, translated from the coding sequence ATGAGTCAAGGCAATGTGCGACCCGGTGACGCCGCCCGGTCGGAAAGAAAGGTCTTTCGGATAAGCACCTTGGTGAACACCGTCATTCTGGCGCTCTTCGCCAGCCTGTTCCTGATGCCTGTCCTCTTGACAGCCGTCAACTCTATCATGACCGAACAGGAGATCCAGCTGAATAACGCTGCTCTCGGACAATTGGACGCCGATACCTTCGTCAATCTGAAATGGATCCCGGACACGGTCTCCCTGGAGCAATTCAAGACGATTCTCATCGGCACTCCGCAATTTCTGCGCATGTTCTGGAATTCAGTCTTCCTGGTCGTGCCGATGATTCTCGGACAAGCCGTTGTGGCCAGCCTGGCGGCGTATGCCTTCACGAAGCTGCGCTTCCGCGGGCGGGATGCGCTATTCTACGTCTATTTGCTCACGATGCTGATGCCGTTCCAGGTGACGATGGTTCCGAACTATATCGTGGCCGATTGGCTAGGATGGATTAACACCCCGGCCTCCATCATCGGGCCAGGCATCTTCGCCGCATTCGGGGTCTTTCTAATGAGGCAGTTCCTGATGAATATTCCGTACGCCTATATCGAAGCAGGCAAAATGGACGGAGCCGGGCATCTCCGCATCTTTACGTCGATCCTTCTTCCGATGATCAAGCCGGGAGCGGCGGCGCTCGTGCTGCTTTTATTCGTCGATTACTGGAATATGGTCGAGCAGCCGCTCATTTTTTTGCATGACACGATCAAGCAGCCGCTTTCCGTCTACTTGTCCCGACTGCGAGGCGACTATATCGGCATCGCCTACGCCTCTTCGGTTATCTATATGGCGCCGATGATTCTCTTGTTCCTGAATGCGGAGCCTTACTTCATCAAAGGGGTGCAACTATCGGGAATAAAGGGTTGA
- a CDS encoding carbohydrate ABC transporter permease, which translates to MRLQHKLRSDAAVAFVFLAPSLIGFSLFYIIPFAIGAVYSFQDGSQAGHFVGLANYADLLRSESFRKATWNTLWFTSVSVPVMVVCSLLIAAALNRQVYFRSWLRMAYVMPLVVPVASVVLVWQTLFDWNGGLNHLLELWGMDRVDWLNSAWARAVVLFLYIWKNMGYNVILFLAGLQQIPADYYEVARLEGASRMRQFSITLVYLVPTMFFVVIMSIMQSFKVFRETYLLSGDYPHDSIYMLQHYMNNMFSALDIQKLTSAAILMVAAIWIIVAALFRGEKWFRGFMD; encoded by the coding sequence ATGAGATTGCAACACAAGCTGCGCAGCGATGCTGCCGTCGCATTTGTTTTTTTGGCGCCCAGCCTGATCGGCTTTTCGCTCTTCTATATCATCCCTTTTGCGATCGGAGCGGTCTACTCCTTCCAAGACGGATCGCAGGCCGGTCACTTCGTCGGCCTGGCCAATTATGCGGACTTGTTGCGCAGCGAATCGTTCCGTAAAGCAACATGGAATACGCTCTGGTTCACGTCCGTCAGCGTTCCCGTCATGGTCGTCTGCTCGCTGCTGATCGCGGCGGCCCTGAACCGGCAAGTATACTTCCGCAGTTGGCTGCGTATGGCGTACGTCATGCCCCTCGTCGTGCCGGTCGCCTCGGTTGTTCTCGTCTGGCAGACCTTATTCGACTGGAACGGGGGTCTCAATCATCTGCTGGAGCTATGGGGCATGGATCGCGTGGATTGGCTCAATTCGGCCTGGGCCAGGGCAGTCGTGTTGTTTCTCTATATTTGGAAAAATATGGGTTACAATGTTATCCTGTTCCTCGCCGGCTTGCAGCAAATTCCTGCAGATTATTATGAGGTCGCCCGTCTGGAGGGCGCGTCCAGAATGCGCCAGTTTTCGATTACATTGGTCTATCTGGTTCCCACAATGTTTTTCGTGGTCATCATGTCGATCATGCAATCATTCAAAGTATTCCGTGAAACTTACTTGCTCTCAGGCGATTATCCGCATGACAGCATTTATATGCTGCAGCATTACATGAACAATATGTTCTCTGCGCTGGACATTCAGAAGCTGACCTCTGCAGCGATACTGATGGTTGCCGCCATCTGGATCATCGTCGCCGCGCTGTTCCGGGGAGAAAAATGGTTCCGCGGCTTCATGGATTGA